Proteins co-encoded in one Sulfuricaulis limicola genomic window:
- the ltrA gene encoding group II intron reverse transcriptase/maturase, protein MQNNASASSTEQVIPWHSIDWARAHRNVRKLQVRIAKATKEQDWRRVKALQRFLARSFAGKALAVKRVTENTGRRTPGVDGEVWSTPEVKANAMLLLKQRGYKPRPLRRVYIPKNNGKKRPLGIPTMLDRAMQALHLLALEPVAETLADRHSYGFRPERCTADAIEQCFTALSQRSSAEWVLEGDIRGCFDNISHDWLLAHIPVDKTTLRKWLKAGYMENRRLFATPAGTPQGGIISPTLANMVLDGLEAELEATFGRKRTPKAYRNKIHLVRYADDFIITGNSKELLETEVKPLVARFLATRGLELSQEKTRITHITEGFDFLGQNVRKYNGKLIIKPSRRNVKAFKDKIREILDANKATKQATLIRLLNPVVRGWANYHKAVSAKETFSAIDSWLWRRLWQWAKRRHPSKGRQWVRKKYFRTIGTRNWVFVAGTGVVLKNGKPESVRLFKASTTAIRRHRKIQGNANPFDPAMELYFEALIGLRMQDSLKDRRTLLALWRNQEGCCPVCHQKITKDTGWHCHHKVRKIDGGGDNWTNLVLLHPNCHRQVHSKR, encoded by the coding sequence ATGCAAAACAACGCATCTGCGTCCTCCACGGAGCAGGTGATTCCTTGGCACAGCATCGACTGGGCCCGGGCACACCGCAACGTGAGGAAGCTGCAAGTGCGTATCGCGAAGGCTACAAAAGAGCAGGATTGGCGCAGGGTGAAAGCCTTGCAACGATTCCTGGCTCGCTCGTTTGCCGGCAAAGCATTAGCCGTCAAGCGAGTGACGGAAAACACAGGCAGGCGAACGCCGGGTGTGGACGGTGAAGTGTGGTCCACCCCGGAGGTCAAAGCCAACGCCATGTTGTTACTCAAGCAGCGCGGCTACAAACCGCGTCCATTGAGGCGGGTGTACATCCCGAAAAACAACGGGAAGAAACGTCCGCTCGGGATTCCAACGATGCTGGACCGTGCCATGCAGGCGCTTCATCTGCTGGCATTGGAACCGGTCGCGGAGACCCTTGCGGATCGACACTCCTATGGGTTTCGGCCCGAACGCTGTACTGCCGATGCTATCGAGCAGTGCTTCACAGCGTTAAGCCAACGCTCAAGCGCCGAATGGGTTCTCGAAGGAGACATTCGGGGTTGTTTCGACAACATAAGCCATGACTGGTTGCTCGCTCATATCCCCGTGGATAAGACGACCCTCCGGAAATGGTTGAAGGCGGGTTACATGGAAAATCGCAGACTCTTTGCGACGCCAGCGGGAACACCGCAAGGTGGCATCATCTCGCCGACGTTGGCCAATATGGTCTTGGATGGGTTGGAAGCGGAACTTGAAGCCACGTTTGGCAGAAAGCGAACGCCGAAAGCCTATCGGAACAAGATTCACTTGGTGCGATATGCGGATGACTTCATCATCACCGGCAACTCGAAAGAGTTGCTGGAAACGGAAGTCAAACCATTGGTTGCCAGATTTCTCGCAACCAGGGGACTGGAGCTCTCGCAAGAGAAAACCCGGATTACACATATCACCGAAGGGTTCGATTTCTTGGGTCAGAATGTGCGCAAGTACAACGGCAAGTTAATCATCAAGCCGTCCAGAAGGAACGTAAAAGCGTTCAAGGATAAGATTCGAGAAATCCTGGATGCCAACAAGGCCACGAAACAGGCCACGCTGATACGCTTGCTTAATCCCGTTGTTCGAGGTTGGGCGAATTATCACAAGGCCGTTTCTGCCAAGGAAACATTCAGCGCGATTGACTCATGGCTTTGGCGCAGATTGTGGCAGTGGGCGAAACGCCGACACCCGAGTAAAGGGCGCCAGTGGGTTAGGAAGAAATATTTCCGAACCATCGGAACCCGGAATTGGGTGTTCGTGGCGGGTACCGGCGTTGTTCTGAAAAATGGCAAACCGGAAAGCGTGCGGCTGTTTAAAGCCAGCACCACTGCGATCCGGCGCCACAGGAAGATTCAGGGCAACGCCAATCCGTTCGATCCGGCAATGGAGCTGTATTTCGAGGCGCTAATCGGCCTCAGGATGCAGGATTCATTGAAAGATCGGCGAACGCTCTTGGCGCTGTGGCGGAATCAGGAAGGTTGTTGTCCTGTCTGTCACCAAAAGATCACCAAGGACACGGGATGGCATTGCCATCACAAAGTCCGGAAGATCGATGGTGGCGGCGACAACTGGACCAATCTGGTGCTGCTGCATCCAAACTGTCATCGTCAAGTTCACAGCAAACGTTGA
- a CDS encoding O-succinylhomoserine sulfhydrylase produces MSDDFDQWGFDTRAVRAGQHRTNEGENSEPIFATSSYVFKSAAEAAARFSGEKPGNIYSRFTNPTVRAFEERLAALEGGERCVATGSGMAAILSTCLALLKSGDHIVSSRNIFGPTVLLFNNYLGKFGIETSYVSLSDYGAWEKAIRPNTKLLFVETPSNPLTEIADIARLAKLAHAKGCLLVVDNCFCTPALQLPLKLGADVVIHSATKYLDGQGRCIGGAVVGNKELVGEKVYGFMRTCGPSLSPFNAWVFLKGLETLSLRMQAHCANALELARWLEKQKRVQRVYYPGLASHPQHKLAKKQQSGFGGIVAFELKGGKDAAWKLIDSTRVLSITANLGDTKSTITHAATTTHGRLTPEQRAEAGISDGLIRISVGLEDVEDLKKDLMRGLS; encoded by the coding sequence ATGTCTGACGATTTTGACCAATGGGGTTTCGACACTCGCGCGGTGCGCGCGGGCCAGCATCGCACCAACGAGGGTGAGAACTCCGAGCCGATCTTCGCTACCTCCAGCTACGTGTTCAAGAGCGCGGCCGAGGCGGCGGCGCGGTTTTCCGGGGAGAAGCCGGGGAATATCTACTCGCGCTTCACCAATCCCACCGTGCGTGCTTTCGAGGAACGTCTGGCGGCGCTGGAAGGCGGGGAGCGTTGCGTCGCCACCGGTTCCGGCATGGCGGCGATCCTCTCGACTTGCCTGGCGCTGCTCAAGAGCGGCGATCACATCGTCTCGTCGCGCAACATCTTCGGGCCGACGGTATTGCTGTTCAACAACTACCTCGGCAAGTTCGGCATCGAGACCAGTTATGTCTCGCTCTCGGACTACGGTGCGTGGGAGAAGGCGATTCGGCCGAACACGAAGCTCCTGTTTGTGGAAACGCCGTCCAATCCGCTGACGGAGATCGCCGACATCGCGCGGCTGGCGAAGCTGGCGCATGCCAAAGGCTGCCTGCTGGTGGTGGACAACTGTTTCTGCACCCCGGCCCTGCAGCTGCCGTTGAAGCTGGGCGCGGATGTCGTGATCCACTCCGCGACCAAGTATCTCGACGGGCAGGGCCGTTGCATCGGCGGCGCCGTCGTCGGCAATAAGGAATTGGTCGGCGAGAAGGTCTATGGTTTCATGCGCACCTGCGGGCCCTCCCTGAGTCCGTTCAATGCCTGGGTGTTCCTGAAGGGGCTGGAAACACTTTCGCTGCGCATGCAGGCGCATTGCGCGAACGCGCTGGAGCTCGCGCGCTGGCTCGAGAAGCAGAAGCGCGTGCAACGGGTTTACTATCCGGGCCTGGCCTCGCACCCGCAGCACAAGCTCGCCAAAAAGCAGCAGTCGGGTTTTGGTGGCATCGTGGCGTTCGAGCTGAAAGGCGGCAAGGACGCGGCCTGGAAGCTGATCGACAGCACGCGCGTGCTTTCCATTACGGCCAACCTGGGCGACACCAAGTCCACCATCACCCATGCGGCCACGACCACGCATGGGCGCCTCACGCCCGAACAACGCGCCGAGGCGGGCATCAGCGACGGCCTGATCCGGATTTCTGTAGGGCTGGAAGACGTGGAAGACCTCAAGAAGGACCTGATGCGCGGGCTTTCATGA
- a CDS encoding (Fe-S)-binding protein, whose protein sequence is MRVGLFVTCLVDLMRPSIGFAALRLLEAAGCEVVVPAGQTCCGQPGYNSGDSAAARALALKLLKEFEGCDYVVAPSGSCTGMIRAHYPALFKDDPGILEAVQRLSVRTYELTDFLVNVVKIKNIPGRYTGTLTYHDSCAGLRELGVQAQPRALLAKMPGVTLTEMQNATTCCGFGGTFSVKFGDISTRMADRKCASITQTGAGTVVAGDLGCLLNIEGRLRRNGDAQTRVLHIAEVLAGDNGENAWK, encoded by the coding sequence ATGCGCGTCGGCCTGTTCGTCACCTGTCTCGTGGACCTGATGCGGCCCAGCATCGGGTTTGCCGCCTTGCGGCTGCTGGAGGCGGCGGGATGCGAGGTCGTGGTTCCCGCCGGCCAGACCTGTTGCGGCCAGCCGGGTTACAACTCGGGCGACAGCGCGGCGGCCCGGGCCCTGGCGCTGAAACTCCTCAAGGAATTCGAGGGCTGCGATTATGTCGTCGCGCCCTCCGGTTCCTGCACCGGCATGATACGGGCGCATTATCCGGCGCTGTTCAAGGATGACCCGGGCATTCTCGAAGCGGTCCAGCGTCTGTCCGTCCGTACTTATGAATTGACCGATTTTCTGGTCAATGTCGTCAAAATCAAAAATATTCCCGGCCGTTATACCGGTACGCTGACCTATCACGATTCCTGCGCCGGCCTGCGCGAACTTGGCGTGCAGGCGCAGCCGCGTGCCTTGCTCGCGAAAATGCCGGGCGTGACCCTGACGGAAATGCAAAACGCCACCACCTGTTGCGGCTTCGGCGGGACCTTCTCCGTGAAGTTCGGCGATATCTCCACGCGTATGGCCGACAGGAAATGCGCCAGCATCACCCAGACCGGCGCCGGTACTGTCGTAGCCGGCGATCTCGGTTGTCTTTTGAACATCGAGGGCCGGCTGCGCCGCAACGGCGATGCGCAAACCCGGGTGTTGCATATCGCCGAGGTCCTGGCCGGCGATAATGGAGAAAATGCATGGAAGTAA
- a CDS encoding LutB/LldF family L-lactate oxidation iron-sulfur protein, with protein MEVTAMHFKRKATEKLNDENLQQALKKLQSRFVDSRATALAELPNFPEIRDAAAAIRERVIRNLDGYLLRFEQEAAARGAVVHWAEDIEDANRLVVEIARLHGVRKVVKSKSMVTEECGLNDYLASVGVEVLETDLGEYILQLAHEPPSHIVAPVVHKSKEEIADLFEEKHGRPRTTQIAEMCREAREVLRPGFLSADMGISGANFLIAETGSVLIVTNEGNGRLTTTLPRVHVAITGIEKVVPTLEDASTLLRLLPRSATGQSITNYVSVLTGVRGKDEADGPEHFHVILLDNGRSRLLGTELQPMLRCIRCGACMNHCPVYQNIGGHAYGWVYPGPMGSVLTPAFVGLENAIDLPNASTFCGECAVVCPVKIPLPDLMRHLRHLQVERDLRPWGERAALRLWSWAAQHPAVYAMFTRVAARLLHRLGGKKKYLRHLMGASGWTRGRDMPAPSGRTFRELYQTRRAS; from the coding sequence ATGGAAGTAACCGCAATGCATTTCAAGCGCAAGGCGACGGAGAAGCTGAACGACGAAAATCTTCAGCAGGCGCTCAAAAAACTCCAGTCGCGTTTCGTCGACAGCCGCGCCACGGCGCTGGCGGAGCTGCCGAATTTCCCGGAAATCCGCGATGCCGCGGCCGCTATCCGCGAGCGCGTGATCAGGAATCTCGACGGTTACCTGCTGCGCTTCGAACAGGAAGCGGCCGCGCGCGGCGCGGTGGTGCACTGGGCGGAAGACATCGAGGACGCCAACCGTCTCGTGGTCGAGATCGCCCGGCTTCACGGCGTGCGCAAGGTGGTCAAGTCGAAATCCATGGTCACTGAGGAATGCGGGCTCAACGATTATCTCGCGAGCGTGGGCGTGGAGGTGCTGGAAACCGATCTGGGCGAGTACATCCTGCAGCTGGCGCACGAACCACCGTCGCATATCGTGGCCCCGGTGGTGCACAAGAGCAAGGAAGAGATCGCCGACCTGTTCGAGGAAAAGCACGGACGTCCGCGCACCACGCAGATCGCCGAGATGTGCCGCGAGGCGCGCGAGGTGCTGCGCCCGGGATTCTTGTCGGCCGACATGGGCATCTCCGGCGCGAACTTCCTCATCGCCGAGACCGGGTCGGTGCTGATCGTCACCAATGAGGGCAATGGCCGGCTCACCACCACGCTGCCGCGTGTGCACGTGGCCATTACCGGCATCGAAAAGGTGGTGCCGACGCTGGAGGATGCCAGCACGCTGTTGCGCCTGCTGCCGCGCTCCGCCACCGGCCAGTCCATCACCAATTATGTCTCGGTCCTGACCGGCGTGCGCGGCAAGGACGAGGCCGACGGCCCGGAGCATTTCCATGTTATTTTGCTGGACAATGGCCGCAGTCGCCTGCTCGGCACCGAACTGCAACCGATGCTGCGCTGCATCCGTTGCGGCGCCTGCATGAACCATTGCCCGGTGTACCAGAACATCGGCGGCCATGCCTACGGCTGGGTCTATCCGGGCCCCATGGGGTCGGTGCTGACACCGGCCTTCGTCGGGCTGGAGAACGCCATCGATCTGCCCAACGCCTCGACTTTTTGCGGCGAATGCGCCGTGGTTTGTCCGGTGAAGATTCCGCTGCCGGACCTGATGCGTCATTTGCGCCACCTGCAGGTGGAGCGCGATCTGCGTCCCTGGGGTGAACGCGCCGCGCTGCGGCTGTGGTCGTGGGCGGCGCAGCATCCCGCGGTATACGCAATGTTCACGCGCGTGGCGGCACGGCTACTGCACCGGCTCGGCGGGAAGAAAAAATATCTGCGCCATCTGATGGGCGCGTCCGGCTGGACCCGGGGACGCGACATGCCGGCGCCGTCCGGCCGGACTTTCCGTGAGCTGTATCAGACGCGGCGTGCATCATGA
- a CDS encoding LutC/YkgG family protein, with protein sequence MSARENILARIGKARASSIAADVDGEIRRHQRGPIPPLAGDLVKRFGERAANLASDVAQARTITEVPGLVARYLSERQLPRQGVCWPALAPYGWQSAGIELQTRAARGDDLVGVTGAFAGIAETGTLMLLSGPETPATVSLLPETHVAVIEAERIVATMEQAWDRLRVERGALPRAVNFVSGPSRTADIEQTVTLGAHGPYRVLIIIVG encoded by the coding sequence ATGAGTGCGCGCGAGAATATCCTGGCGCGGATCGGCAAGGCGCGCGCTTCCAGCATCGCCGCCGATGTCGATGGCGAGATCCGCCGGCATCAGCGCGGACCGATCCCGCCGCTGGCAGGAGATCTGGTGAAACGGTTTGGCGAGCGGGCCGCGAACCTGGCGAGCGATGTGGCACAGGCGCGCACCATCACCGAAGTTCCGGGCCTGGTGGCGCGCTATCTCAGCGAGCGCCAGTTGCCGCGGCAGGGTGTATGCTGGCCGGCGCTGGCGCCTTATGGCTGGCAATCCGCCGGTATTGAGTTGCAGACGCGCGCGGCGCGCGGCGACGATCTGGTGGGCGTCACCGGCGCCTTTGCCGGCATTGCCGAAACCGGGACATTGATGTTGCTCTCCGGGCCGGAGACACCAGCGACAGTCAGCCTGCTGCCGGAGACACACGTTGCCGTGATCGAAGCAGAACGCATCGTGGCGACCATGGAGCAGGCCTGGGACCGATTGCGCGTCGAGCGCGGCGCGTTGCCGCGCGCGGTGAATTTTGTTTCCGGTCCTTCGCGCACGGCGGATATCGAGCAGACCGTGACGCTCGGCGCGCACGGGCCGTATCGGGTGCTTATCATCATCGTCGGCTGA
- a CDS encoding CoA-acylating methylmalonate-semialdehyde dehydrogenase, giving the protein MSQPVLSLWINGKSQPSTSARTAEVFNPASGAVVRRAPLAGKQDVENAVAAARAAFPGWRDTTPLRRARILMRFRELMQAHRDELIHLTTEEHGKTREDAAGSLQRGIEVIEFAMGVPHLLKGEQAEDVGRGVDCHSLLQPVGVCAGITPFNFPVMVPLWMFPVAIACGNTFILKPSEKVPSASLRMAELLREAGLPDGVFNVIPGDKEAVDALLTHPDVRAISFVGSTPVAKYIYETAARHGKRVQALGGAKNHAVVMPDADLDFAADALMGAAYGSAGERCMAISTVVAVGAAGDALVEKLRDKAARLHVGPGDQTGIDMGPVITAAHRERIQKLIDSGVTEGAKLVLDGRGLKVPGGEKGFYLGPTLFDQVTTTMEIYKEEIFGPVLIVLRADNIDAAINLVNSNPYGNGTAIFTRSGAHARRFERDIEVGMVGINVPIPVPMAFFSFGGWKASLFGDLHVHGMEGVYFYTRSKVVTSRWPGGEERGSSNLSMPTLG; this is encoded by the coding sequence ATGTCACAACCGGTTTTATCGCTTTGGATCAACGGCAAGTCGCAGCCGAGTACGAGCGCACGCACGGCGGAGGTGTTCAATCCGGCCAGTGGCGCGGTCGTCCGGCGTGCGCCGCTGGCCGGCAAACAGGATGTCGAAAATGCCGTGGCGGCGGCGCGGGCGGCATTTCCCGGCTGGCGCGATACCACGCCGCTGCGGCGCGCGCGCATTCTCATGCGTTTTCGCGAACTGATGCAGGCGCATCGCGACGAGCTCATCCACCTGACCACGGAAGAACACGGCAAGACGCGCGAAGACGCCGCCGGTTCGTTGCAACGTGGCATCGAGGTCATCGAATTCGCCATGGGCGTGCCGCATTTGCTGAAGGGCGAGCAGGCCGAGGACGTCGGCCGCGGCGTCGATTGTCATTCGCTGTTGCAGCCGGTAGGCGTGTGTGCCGGCATCACGCCGTTCAACTTTCCCGTGATGGTGCCGTTGTGGATGTTCCCGGTGGCCATCGCCTGCGGCAATACTTTCATCCTCAAACCCTCGGAGAAAGTGCCCTCGGCGAGCCTGCGCATGGCCGAACTGCTGCGCGAGGCCGGGCTGCCGGACGGTGTGTTCAACGTGATCCCCGGCGACAAGGAGGCGGTGGATGCCCTGCTGACGCATCCGGACGTGCGCGCGATTTCCTTCGTCGGCTCGACCCCGGTGGCCAAATACATCTACGAAACCGCAGCACGCCACGGCAAGCGCGTGCAAGCACTGGGCGGGGCCAAGAACCATGCCGTGGTCATGCCCGACGCCGATCTCGATTTTGCCGCGGACGCGCTCATGGGCGCGGCCTACGGTTCCGCCGGCGAGCGCTGCATGGCGATCTCGACGGTCGTGGCCGTGGGCGCGGCTGGCGATGCCCTGGTCGAGAAGCTGCGGGACAAGGCCGCGCGCCTGCATGTCGGACCGGGCGACCAGACGGGCATCGACATGGGGCCGGTGATTACCGCGGCGCACCGCGAACGCATACAGAAGCTCATCGACAGCGGCGTGACGGAGGGCGCGAAACTGGTATTGGACGGGCGCGGGCTCAAGGTCCCCGGCGGTGAAAAGGGTTTTTATCTCGGGCCGACCCTGTTCGACCAGGTCACGACCACGATGGAAATTTACAAGGAAGAGATTTTCGGGCCGGTGCTGATCGTCCTGCGGGCCGACAACATCGACGCTGCCATCAATCTCGTGAACAGCAATCCCTATGGCAACGGCACCGCCATTTTCACGCGTTCCGGCGCGCACGCGCGCCGCTTCGAGCGCGACATCGAGGTCGGCATGGTCGGCATCAACGTGCCGATCCCGGTGCCAATGGCGTTTTTCTCCTTTGGCGGCTGGAAGGCCTCGCTGTTCGGCGACCTGCACGTGCACGGCATGGAAGGTGTGTATTTCTACACCCGCAGCAAGGTCGTCACCAGCCGCTGGCCGGGTGGCGAGGAGCGGGGTTCGTCGAATCTGTCGATGCCGACGCTCGGCTAG
- a CDS encoding glycerate kinase type-2 family protein: protein MTMPTDHRKNLLKIFQSALAAVNGRVCVRERLKERPLPGKVYMIAVGKAAGAMAQGAQDVMGGNLVDALIITKKGHAEPLPWPVLEAGHPLVDESSLEAGRRLLAFVDRIPKDASVIVLISGGASALVEALPPQISLERFQEINRWILGSGLDINDYNRIRRRLSRLKGGRLAKLLYPRRVLCLVVSDVPGNDLRAIGSGPLVADEDLRRPLTLRKLPDFITEVLAHMPPAPAPDDACFQNIKREIVATLDNAKSAAVEAAKELGYQAMLEASFISGDALEAGARLAKKLSNSEPGTVHVWGGETTVQLPESPGRGGRNQSLALAAAMMLRGRDDAWFLSAGTDGTDGPTDDAGALVDGGTIARGESAGHNAEQALARADAGTFLEASGDLIQTGPTGTNVMDIMLGLKMTSGN, encoded by the coding sequence ATGACCATGCCGACCGATCACCGGAAAAATCTGCTGAAGATATTTCAATCCGCGCTGGCCGCGGTCAACGGCCGCGTTTGCGTGCGCGAGCGGCTGAAGGAAAGACCGCTGCCCGGGAAGGTATACATGATCGCGGTGGGCAAGGCCGCCGGCGCCATGGCGCAGGGTGCGCAGGACGTAATGGGCGGTAATCTTGTCGATGCCCTGATCATCACCAAAAAGGGACATGCCGAGCCCTTGCCATGGCCGGTGCTGGAGGCGGGGCATCCGCTGGTGGACGAATCCAGCCTGGAGGCCGGCCGGCGGTTGCTGGCATTTGTCGACCGGATTCCAAAGGACGCATCCGTGATCGTATTGATCTCCGGCGGCGCCTCGGCGCTGGTGGAGGCCTTGCCGCCGCAGATCAGTCTCGAGCGGTTTCAGGAGATCAACCGCTGGATTCTCGGTTCGGGTCTGGACATCAACGATTACAACCGCATTCGCCGGCGCCTGTCTCGTCTCAAGGGCGGTCGTCTGGCCAAACTGCTGTATCCGCGGCGCGTGCTGTGCCTGGTGGTGTCGGATGTGCCGGGCAACGATCTGCGCGCCATCGGTTCCGGCCCGCTGGTGGCGGATGAAGACCTGCGCCGGCCGTTGACGCTCCGTAAACTGCCGGATTTCATCACCGAGGTGCTCGCGCACATGCCGCCGGCGCCGGCGCCCGACGACGCCTGTTTCCAGAATATAAAACGCGAGATCGTCGCCACGCTCGACAACGCCAAGAGTGCCGCTGTGGAAGCCGCCAAGGAACTGGGTTATCAGGCGATGCTCGAGGCCAGTTTCATATCCGGCGACGCCCTGGAGGCGGGAGCCAGGCTGGCCAAGAAGTTGTCAAACTCGGAGCCCGGTACGGTGCACGTCTGGGGCGGCGAGACCACGGTCCAGCTTCCGGAATCGCCGGGCCGTGGCGGACGCAACCAGAGTCTCGCGCTGGCCGCGGCCATGATGCTGCGCGGGCGTGACGATGCGTGGTTCCTGTCGGCCGGCACCGACGGCACCGACGGCCCCACGGACGACGCCGGTGCGCTGGTGGATGGCGGCACCATCGCGCGGGGCGAGTCGGCCGGCCACAACGCGGAGCAGGCGTTGGCACGGGCCGATGCCGGGACGTTTCTGGAGGCGAGCGGCGATCTGATCCAGACCGGGCCGACCGGCACCAACGTCATGGACATCATGCTGGGACTGAAAATGACAAGCGGAAACTGA
- a CDS encoding UDP-2,3-diacylglucosamine diphosphatase: MPATTLFISDLHLCGTRPAITRLFLDFLRQRARNADALYILGDLFEYWIGDEAVEQEEFRGIVRGLRALTSAGTPVFVMHGNRDFLMADGFEKATGCRLLGDPAKIDLHGAPTLLMHGDSLCTDDVEYMAFRVQVRNPAWQREFLARSVAERDRIVRDFREISKNSTASKKPEIMDVNQNAVEAIMREHGVRRLIHGHTHRPKEHAFTLDGRPARRMVLGDWYEQGSVLSVDAHGWVLEGLPLEKTVKSEKMKVKS, translated from the coding sequence ATGCCGGCCACCACGCTCTTCATCTCCGACCTGCATCTCTGCGGCACCCGCCCCGCCATCACCCGGCTGTTCCTGGACTTCCTCCGGCAGCGCGCGCGCAACGCCGACGCACTCTACATCCTCGGCGACCTGTTCGAGTACTGGATCGGCGACGAGGCAGTCGAACAGGAAGAATTCCGCGGCATCGTCCGCGGCCTGCGCGCACTGACGTCGGCCGGCACGCCGGTCTTCGTCATGCACGGCAACCGCGATTTCCTGATGGCGGACGGTTTCGAAAAAGCCACCGGTTGTCGCCTGCTGGGCGATCCGGCGAAGATCGATCTCCACGGCGCCCCCACCCTGCTGATGCACGGCGATTCACTGTGCACCGATGACGTCGAATACATGGCGTTCCGCGTGCAGGTGCGCAATCCCGCCTGGCAGCGGGAGTTCCTGGCCAGGTCCGTCGCCGAGCGCGATCGCATCGTGCGCGACTTCCGCGAGATCAGCAAAAATTCAACCGCCAGCAAGAAACCGGAAATCATGGACGTGAACCAGAACGCGGTGGAAGCGATCATGCGCGAGCACGGGGTGCGCCGCCTGATCCACGGTCATACGCACAGGCCGAAGGAACATGCGTTCACGCTCGACGGCCGGCCCGCACGACGCATGGTGCTCGGCGACTGGTACGAACAGGGCAGCGTGCTGAGCGTGGATGCGCATGGCTGGGTGCTGGAGGGACTGCCGCTCGAAAAAACGGTAAAAAGCGAAAAAATGAAAGTGAAAAGCTGA
- a CDS encoding peptidylprolyl isomerase, producing MIHMKTNYGTIVLELNPEKAPKTVANFLAYAKDGFYDGTLFHRVIDKFVIQGGGFGPGMTQKMTRPPIENEANNGLRNARGTLAMARATDPHSATSQFFVNIVDNDFLNYTAPTPAGWGYCVFGKVIDGMHIVDQIKGVVTGSKLGHKDVPLSDVIIEKIQVIDEK from the coding sequence ATGATTCACATGAAAACCAACTACGGCACCATCGTCCTGGAGCTCAATCCGGAGAAGGCGCCGAAGACCGTGGCGAACTTTCTCGCCTATGCGAAGGACGGTTTCTACGATGGCACGCTGTTCCACCGGGTCATCGACAAGTTCGTCATCCAGGGCGGCGGCTTCGGCCCGGGGATGACCCAGAAGATGACGCGGCCACCCATCGAGAACGAGGCCAACAACGGCCTGCGCAACGCCCGTGGCACGCTCGCCATGGCGCGCGCCACCGATCCGCACTCCGCCACCAGCCAGTTCTTCGTCAACATCGTCGACAACGATTTCCTGAATTACACCGCGCCCACGCCGGCGGGCTGGGGCTATTGCGTGTTCGGCAAGGTCATTGACGGCATGCACATCGTGGACCAGATCAAGGGTGTTGTTACCGGTTCCAAGCTCGGTCACAAGGACGTACCGCTGTCCGACGTGATTATCGAGAAAATACAGGTCATTGACGAGAAGTAG